In one Helicoverpa zea isolate HzStark_Cry1AcR chromosome 5, ilHelZeax1.1, whole genome shotgun sequence genomic region, the following are encoded:
- the LOC124630383 gene encoding uncharacterized protein LOC124630383, which translates to MEVVPSSGSRILVAFFATVFWGMGVRGLHNLEINVPNAVLVGETVTLECSWQLEDEEALYSVKWYRGREEFYRYIPKELPHTRVFPLPGIEVDISRSGARRVVLQQATPAMAGRFRCEVSADAPTFHTEIRSAPLEVVEAPEWGPKLVSDRSWYGVGSTLRATCASPPGHPPANLTFALNGREIDMESFFHELPPWFKWDPPPKAETTTTEMPDDDVNFNIFHDEGNIQYLDESYINLHKEEIRRPSKESLKPAFERTGPDNRLPSVGEVSFVVRNEAFERGSLRLTCIASIYNLYAARAELIFDMEQPEVASVLGVRNSAVDSTCRSLYRIVTTLIPLLYSVR; encoded by the exons ATGGAGGTCGTACCATCAAGTGGAAGCCGCATCCTCGTGGCGTTCTTTGCTACCGTTTTCTGGGGAATGG GTGTTCGAGGTCTTCACAACTTAGAGATCAACGTTCCAAACGCAGTGCTAGTAGGAGAAACTGTAACTTTAGAATGTAGCTGGCAACTAGAAGATGAAGAGGCTCTATACAGTGTGAAATGGTACAGAGGACGAGAGGAGTTCTACCGGTACATTCCAAAAGAGTTGCCACATACCAGAGTGTTCCCACTGCCAGGAATTGAAGTAGAT ATATCTCGTTCAGGCGCCCGGCGGGTGGTGTTACAGCAAGCGACGCCGGCGATGGCGGGGCGGTTCCGATGCGAGGTGTCGGCCGACGCGCCTACCTTCCATACAGAAATACGATCAGCACCCTTAGAAGTCGTTG AGGCTCCTGAGTGGGGACCTAAGCTGGTATCGGACCGGTCATGGTACGGCGTGGGGTCCACGCTGCGAGCAACGTGCGCCTCGCCGCCCGGCCATCCACCAGCCAACCTGACCTTCGCACTAAATGGACGAGAG ATCGACATGGAATCTTTCTTCCACGAATTGCCGCCGTGGTTCAAATGGGATCCGCCGCCGAAGGCTGAGACCACGACAACGGAGATGCCAGACGACGATGTGAATTTCAATATATTTCACGACGAAGGAAACATACAGTATTTAGACGAGTCGTACATAAATCTGCATAAAGAGGAGATAAGGAGGCCTTCGAAGGAGAGCCTGAAGCCGGCGTTCGAGAGGACGGGTCCAGATAACAGGCTGCCTTCGGTGGGGGAGGTGTCTTTCGTGGTTCGGAACGAGGCGTTCGAGCGTGGCAGTCTCCGGCTGACCTGCATAGCGAGCATATACAACCTGTACGCGGCACGCGCCGAACTAATTTTCGATATGGAGCAACCAGAGGTTGCGTCCGTGCTCGGCGTCCGTAATAGCGCAGTAG attcAACATGCCGTAGTCTTTATCGAATAGTCACCACCCTTATCCCGCTGTTGTACAGCGTCCGGTAG